The Tripterygium wilfordii isolate XIE 37 chromosome 23, ASM1340144v1, whole genome shotgun sequence genomic sequence TTCAACGAGAAAATCGATGACATTCAAAAAGTTTCTAAGGAGGCATTCATGAGATTGAAAGGGAGGTGGACTTGCTTGCAGAAAAGGACAGAAGTGAAGCTTGAGGACTTGCTAGTGCATCTTGGGGCTTGTTGTGTGTTGCACAATATATGTGAAATGAGGAATGAGGAGATGGACCCAGAACTCAGGTTCGAGCTTTTTGATGATGAGATGATCCCTGAGAACAACCTGAGGTCTGTCCCTTCAATACAAGCTAGAGATCATATTGCTCACAATCTCCTGCACCATGGCCTTGCAGGCACTTCTTTTCTAGTCTGATATGCTTTCATTGTCATTCTTTCTAGTTATGTTATAGAGCAATAAAAAGATTCGATTTTTTTGATGGGATTGTGTAAATCATATCATTTATGCCCCTCAACAGCCCAAAATTGAACCCCCATAATACTGAGTTGGGGGGTTCATGCCCACAATAGCAATTTGAACTCCTCCTAATCCCTCTACTCCAAATTCCAAAACAAGTGTTTACCCCACTCTCCCCAACCCGTCCCAGCTCGCAACCCCTCATCCAAGCATAGCCTTATTTACTTTCCTTTTCATTAGCCAATTGGTAGTCCATTCCTAGTAAAGTTATCACACCTTGATTCAATTGCTTCCCATAAATAGAGAATGTGCCTTGGattgtttccttctttttttttttgaagagcaCTGTTGAATTGATATATTAGCATTAGAAAAAGAAGATCAGTTACAAGCTTGCAACCAATACAAGCAGAACTAAAGAAAATTCAAAGAGAAAAGGGACATAACATacatatttggatgaatttaGTCCTTAATAGGTTGAGAATATTGGGGTCCTGACTACCCAGGTTGACAGATTGATATGCCTTCTGGCCCTTTTCCCTCACTGTATCAATGGTTTGGGCAGcaaataatgaaatttattattgaagtttggagaaaaatttctttcttcaacGTGCTGAGTCAATTCTTCCAGACATGAATAGATCTTATCCATTTGCAATTTCCACCATTTGATTTGCGCTATATAACATGATTGCTTGGTAGTGTACATTCtttaatgtatatattttttggtcaTTTTATAATATCCTTGAACATCTATGTTATGCATCTGGAGGTTGAGATGCAGGATTTCCCAAATATCCTTTGCTCAACACTTTTTTTTAGTATAGGGAAGGAGAGACTCGAATTCGAAACATCTATGACATgtcacacacatgagtgtcatctgagttaCTCGTGCTTTTCTTCTCCTCAACACTTTGAGTTGGGGATCGGTGAATCTATAATTAAAGCCAATTACATGTTGTCACCCACGTGGACCAATGGGAGTGTCCCATGCCAGTCTCAAAGCGGGATAATCATATTCATGCATTGTCATGTCAGCACAAAAATGGTTTAATTATACACGTGTTCGTTAGAGACCAAAGTCCCATATCGAAAGATTGGTGGCAAACAATCTAGCTGATACGCATAGGCTCATTACCTTCCTACTAAGAGGTGCATTTTCTAATAAAAGGACAAAATGTGTAGGTCCAATATATTCTTGAGAATCGAATaattcaaaacgaacaataccTCTGGTGAATTGGGCTGGGCTAAATTATAACAGTGTCTTGTGCTATGTCGGCAAGTTAGATCATCATATGCATGTATTGGCTTCAACTTATTTGActaaaaagctaaactaattaATAGCCGACTTGACTTCACCAAGGTTAACGTGTTGTCTCATTTACCAAGCGAATCAAAGCTCTTCAAATCCTTACTAAATACTAATAATTGGTTGACTTCACCAACCATTTCTGTTAACAACATGTTTTGACTTCTACCCTAAACAAAAGTAAAGAACAAAACTGTTAGAATTAACAGCATTTAACACGTGTTAATAAAACACTACTGAGAAAATATACTCcctcttttaattttatttaggaAATAACCATGCTAAATTAACTCAAAAATCTGTTTATCATTTAGTTTATTTGGTTTGCTTTTAGAATTTTGTTTCACCAATTAAATTTCCAAACTTCTCAAAATCTAATTTGTGTCTTGTCTTCTTCACAATTTGCATGTAGTGGCTATTGTCATTAACAAGCCTCCAAAGTGGTTATGAACTCAATCCCATATTGGAAGTATGAGATTCTAATGTGGGGTTTATACGAGTGTTGGGCTCTCCGACCTCTTAAGTTACCTTTTGGGATGTGGTTCTCCCAACGTTTATATCAATTGGTATCAAGTGTTACACCATGTCTTTCAGTTGCAATTGTGTGGCGCGGATAGTGACGTCGGCATAGTAGTGTTCGTCAGGGACTAACTAGTGCAAAGCCAGCCCGCGTGGGCTTTAGGGTTGGGGAGTGTGGTGGAATACTGGAATGTTACGAATTGAATCCCACAACAAAAGTATGAGATTCTACTACGGGGTTTATATGGGCATTAAGTTCTCAAACCTTATAAGACATAAGCTAACTTTTGGTGTGCTTCTTTCaggtttcatatcaaaattccaAACAATTTCCTCCAACTGAATACCGGTTAATCCATTAAGACATTACATTCCTACATAACTAAATACCTCCACGAGCCGGCTCAAACGTTCTTCTCCCCAAAACACCCCTACCTTTGTATCCATTTTTGGATATTCTAACGAGGACCGGGCAAAAGAGTAAATTGTATACTAGCATTCCATGGCCGATCAAAACAGAGCCCGCCTCGCCCTCCATGCCTCGCTACGAAGCTTCGATTTGGACATCCGATTCCTCTTAAATATCCAATTCCAATCTCCTAAGTAAAAAGTCGTCGCGGCTTTCCTCTACGAACCACAATTTGACGATCATTCACTCGATTATTCAAGGTAGATTTATGTACTTCTTTAAATTagtattttcacatttttttttttgaattccgTAGATTCAAgtttagggtttctttttttggttattaTTTTTGTAGTTGAGGTTGAATTCTGATTTTCTTATTTGCGTTTGTCTGATGATTCAACTTGTAGTATTTCGTTTTTGAATTTTGTGATATGCAATTTTTTTGGCCAAGGAATTATTGAAGGAACTTAGATTTTGAAATTAGATGGGAGAATTAGGAATGGAACAGTGATCTGAAACTTAGACTAAGAAGCATTCATGTAAGGAGTATCTAATTTGATGAATGTGGGTTTTGTGTTCAATGAGAAATCTGATCACCGGACAAATATGAGCAATTGAAGAAAGAATAAATGAAgacattaaaatttatttttctgtgtTCATTGTGTAATTTATTAGATAACACATTCAACTTAGAAAGTGAACTTGAAAGCATCATTAAAAgagaaaaggtaaacaattccgGTGCACAAGGCTCCTCTAGTGGGCGGGGTTGGGGACATGCATGATTTACGCAGTCCTTACCTCCACATAATTATTTGGCCGAAAATTGAACGGGGATAGTCAGTCTTAAAGAAGGAAAGATTTATATGGTCATATTGCATAAGAttcttttatttaaataaattatttacatTTTGTGTTGCAttttacaaaataatatattttcatTCTGAGTAGCAAGGTTGCTTTCGAAATTGTAACAAGTTAATTGTTGTTGTTTGATTTCATTAGCTTTGAtgattttgtaaaattttatgCATATACTTGGCATGATATAAATTGACGTCACTTATGCAGCCAGTGGCATGTTTTTAAGCAAATAGCTCCTTTAGTGCTTGtcttacttttatttttctattttttatttctatgaTAGCTAGTGAGCTCAGGTTCACCTTAGGTGCTAACATAGTTTGAACGGAGGGCAACCTATATCACAGTGATGCAAAATGCTTACTTTCTTTTTATGAGTGACCATTTATCGAACAGAGATAGTGAATGTTCATCCACTGGGTAAATCATatcatattttgatttttgcatGCTAGCATTAGTTGTGCTGCTAAGAGCAAAACTTACATTACAGAGGAGTAAATGTTTGATTCTACTTGCATAGAGCTTAAAGATACTTAAACTTGTTCTAATTTGCTACAATGAAGTGAATTGGTTTCCTACATGCAGCAGTAGCTTGGTTGGATAATGAAGAGACAGTTTGATCACATATATTCGAGTAAGGAAACCTCGTATATGGTCCCTATAGCCTATAGGGTTAAACAACTAACGAAGATCTCTTGAAATGGTCTTAAATGGCTGGGTTAAATGTGATGGTTATATTGATTGGatctttgttttgttcttgtGTCTTTACTCTTTACCCAACGACTAATAGAAAAGCAGATCAATTCCCTGAAGGCTGGTTACTTAGTTGAAACCTTGTTGTGAGACCGTGCTGCTTATGTTGATTAGATGAAATCAATCATCTCTGAATAGAGGGGAAAAATTACATTTATGTTTTGATAGTATTCTGCATTTTGTTACTGTAACCTTCCAGATGGGAAGGTATGAGATTGGTGAGCTACACAGAACCGTTGTTGTTGATTTGAGCCCATTGTGAAAGTCTGAGCCGGGAGGCACAAGAATTTTTTACTTATGCAACCTCGAAAGTATTTTCTGCTAGTTTAATGAATTTATGGTTTTAGATTTGCAGGATCATGAATTCTAGCTTAGTTTAGATGCTCctgattttatgcaattgaaCTACATTTTGGATGTTCTAGCATTGGACATTCAATTTATATATCATTTACTTTTATGAGTATCAGCTGGTGAATTTGTAAACTAGAGATAATATAAGAAGATGATGGCATTGCATTTGATGGATTTTGCATTTGGTTTCTTGGCATTTGGTGTTTTTCCTTTGTAGGTGCATCGTGTCACGTTGTTagaagtttgaaattgcctttTATGTGCAACAAGATTGTATTTTTGTCATGCATGGTTGTACTTATTGGATCTACAAGATTGTGGATGTGAGAAAAGTTATGCCATGGCTGCATCTAGTAAGTTTGATATGTCATCACGTAGCCCAGACAGGCAGCTATTTGCTAATGGCAAGCGTGGATCCAACTTAGCCTTTTCAATAGACAGATCAGCAAGCTTTCGTGAGAGCATGGAGAATCCCATTTTATCCTCTCTCCCGAACATGCCTAGAAGCAGTTCTTGTGTGACACAAGGAGATGCTGTCAATTTCTTCCAATGTTTGCGTTTTGATCCAAAGGTAGTGGCTGCAGACCACAAGTCTAATCGTCAAGGGGACTTGAAGCGACTTATAAATGTTGCTCTTGGTTCAGTGGATGATTCTCCTTCTGTTTCTTTAAAAGGAAAGCTGTTACCCTCTCCGATACCGGAGGAAATTAAGCGCGTCAGATCTGGTCTGCGTGAAAGTTCTGTCAAGGCCAGGTAGCGTTTTTGTATGTCTTGTATTTGGTTTATCGCAATAATCTACACAATtcatgtgcacaaggctcccgcattGGGTGAGTAGGGGATAAGTAGGATGACGTAGACCCTACcctcatataatatgtggagagactatttccaagaattgaacatgtgacctggAAATGCTTAATaagtttgttaaattttttcaATTAACAGGGAACGCAAGAAGATTTTCAATGAAGCCTTGTCTGTATTTAACAAGTTCTTTCCCAGCATACCTTCGAAAAAAAGATCGCGATCAGATGGTTTTCCTAATGACCGGCCAAATGCCATGCTATCAAGTGATCGGTCTGTCCTGGGCCCAAACCTTGGTAAGATggaacttcaaaatcattccatCTCAGGTTTTGAACATGATCAGCAAAAGTCCGAAGAAAGGGCCAAAAGTGCTGTTCCAAAGAAACGCACCCGGACTTCTTTGGCGGACTTGAGGGTCTGTATCATCAAACTATCACTTTatgtgtgcttttttttttttttgctcttgtTTGCTGGTGTTGTGATCCTCCCCTGATGTTGTTCATTAACatataatttcattggcttgtAATAACCCTCAGCAGCTATAAGTGTTGCATATGGGTTAGGTAgtatttctttttctgtttatttttgCATTATAACGGTCACTAATTGCCAGTGTGGGTATTGCTGTTTAGATTCCTTCTGTTTTGCTTTCTACCCATGTAATCTAGAAGCGTCCTTTTAGTTTACTTACCCTTTTCTTCTGAACACCCCTATTACCTCTACATTTTTCATTGTCCGAGTAAGGGAcaatattgttttttgtttagattttggaaaacgaGTTGTTATTTAGCGTTTGTAAAATTTCTTAATGTTTTAGATGAAGGATTTATGTGATTAAATTATGGACTTACTTTCATATACTCATATTTGCATACATATACTCAGTAACTCTTACACATGGATGTGTTTAAGCAttagattttatgtttttccTTTACCATCCCATTTATTGTAATTTTGGAGGTGTCAACTAGTCCTGCACGGTTGCACTGATGCTTTTTGTGTGGCATGATGCATGATGCAACACTGTCTCTCCCAATGAACTTACACTTGAGTCTGATAAAACTAGATGGATGCTCGGAGTGGTACTACTATTGTCAGGACATCTGGTGTTGTAGATAGGGAGAGGGAAATGGTAAGAATTGCAAATAGTGGTGCTGTTCAGGGTGATGATCGAGGTCTCTCGATTGCAGTTGATGGTTGGGAAAAGTCAAAAATGAGGAAGAAGCGCTCTGGGATAAAGCTAGATCTCTCTCCGACTTCTGTGTCGGCTAAATCCACTAATGGCTATCGGGAACCTAAACAGGGAATACAGCAAAGACCTGTCAGTGATGTTCGATCAAAGTCAAATAACCATTCCCATGGGTTCAGGTCTGCTTTCTTTAAGTGCAATTATTAGTGCTCGACGTTGGCAACTATTAAAACCCTCATAAATGAAGTCTATGCTTTTCTTTTATAGAAATATCTGTATCCACCAAATTTTGCTACTTCTCTCTGTTGCCAATTCGGTAATGCGTGGCCTTTATTTATCAGTAGAATTTCCTTTCAGTATATTGTTTATTGCCTAAATATATATTGAACTTTTATATGCTCATCGTGAGAATCCTTTAGTAGTAGGGTGGTTGTTAATACAAGAGGTGGAGGTTGCGTCGCTTGTCCCCTCTTTATTCTGGaagcttctttgtttttttaccTGTTTCCTTTGGGAGTATGTGTTGCATGTGTACTTTATTCTTCAGACTTCAAGGAAAACCTACCATTAGAAATTTGAATAAGCTGTTAGTTATGCAATTATGCTTCTTGTTAGTTTCAGGTTTTgtggcaaatttttttttgagtttcttATTCGAATTTTAAGTATTTGGTTATTAATACAAGATAAGTTTTTGGAAACTCTAGATTAAGTTACCTTTAAAAATGAGAACTGATTAAGAAGGTTCAGAAAGTGGGTGAGAGTTCTGCACATAAATGGTACTAATTTGTTGGTTCCTCTGTATCCTCTTATTATGTTCCTGTAAATGTTGTCATCCTTTACTGTAGTGTCCTTATGTGGTCTATTCTCAAGGTAAGTTCTCATACCTATAAAATTTAGTTGATCCATGAATACACATGCTTCAGTGCATGAATGAATCTTACATATGAATGTAGTATGAAGAGTTAGAACTGGGATGATAAAAGCTTAGCATCTAGCTCCTTCCAAAATCACAATCGTAAACCATCCATTCACTTTATTTTGTTGCATCTAACGCATGGAGAATGTTTTACTTTGCAATAATAATAGCTCCTTTTAGCTAAAAGTGGAGATCCAATAAGTTTTTTGCTACTTTTGGCTACTTTTGATGAGTATGCAAGTCAAAGGATTCGGATCAAAGGCAGTTGAATAGGATTGCATATCGCTATTGCCTGACAAAATCAAAGGGTCAACAGGCTTCCCTTTTACGATCAAAGCCaagatatattttttgaatttttgtgctAGGGATCAATCTGGTGTGCCATACCAtgtttttactttacagtaagAAATATATTTAGGTTATGAATTTCCCTGTTCTTCTGTTTATCttgcaattttaattttattaggcCAGGAGCTGCAAATGGAACTATGGGAATTGGAAAATCAGATTGTTTTTCACAACAGACAGACTTGATCATGCGGTCATCTATCCCTACGACTGATGCAGCACACAATGGCTCTCTTCTCAGTGAGAGGAGAGATCGTTCTCTTGGTTCAGATAAAGAAAAAGTGAATCTTCGAGCTGTTAATAGGTATACATAGCATCATAACccatctattttttttcttcttatgtaGCGTTGGGAAGGGATGGGGGTTGTTATCACTTATCACTGAAGTTGTTAGTCTGTCAAAATAGTTTCCTCCCTTGCCCTTCATCATTCCTTTGTTCTTTTCCCtctgtttttcctttcctttttttcattGTGGGAATTATATTATGGGTACAGAGTATTTCCTTTTCCCAATCAATTTTGATTTACATGCCCTTCTTTCCTAAAAAATTCAGGACAATCATTCGAGATAGTCCTAATTCAGATAGCACCATGTCAAGTACAAAAATGAATGCATCTGTTCGTGGTCCACGATCAGGTTCAGGAATCACTCCCAAGTTGTCACCAGTTGTCCATAGAGCTAATGATTGGGAGCTTTCGCACTGTACAAATAAGTCAGATGCTGTTATTGGAGTTAATAATCGCAAATGCACGGCATCAGCTCGATCTTCTTCACCACCTGTTCCCCATTGGGGTGGCCAGCAGCCACAGAAGATCTCCCGAACTGCGAGAAGAACGAATTTGGTTCCTATTGTTTCAAATAGTGATGAAACTTCTGCTTTGGATGCTGTATCGGATGCTACAGGTCACGAAGTTGGGTTGGGATTTGCCAGGCGCTTGAATGGAAGCTCTCCACAGCAAGTTAAAATAAAAGGTGAACCCATGTCATCAGCTGCATTATCTGAAAGTGAAGAATCTGGGGCTCCTGAAATTAAATCAAAAGAGAGGTGCAAAAAGTCAGATGAGATAGAAGAGAAAGGTGGACAGAATGTCCAAAAAATGTCTACTTTGATTCTGCCGACAAGAAAAAATAAGCTTCTTACTGGGGAAGACCTTGGAGACAATATACGGAGGCAAGGAAGGAGTGGGAGGGGTTTTACTTCTGCGAGGTCTCTTGTGCCAGCATCTGCTGAGAAGCTTGGCAATGTGGGAACAGCAAAACAGCTTAGGAGTGCCAGACTTGGTTTTGAGAAATCCGATAGGTGAAACATCTGTTCCCACCTTTGAattcaaacaaaagaaatttataTTCCTTGCTTTTGCTTTTTGCCATACTTATTTCCAATTATGTAAAAATTGGCTTGACCACTGGGTAATCTAGCTATGCTACGTCAGTTCAAACAAGTGCCTAtcattttgtgcaaatcttaTGCAGCAAAACAGGTCGCCCGCCAACTAGGAAACTCTCTGATCGTAAGGCTTATAAACGTCACAAGCATATGGCAGTCAGCACAGAAGCTGATTTTACTGGTAGTTGTCTTTTGAATAACTAGTATTCCTATTGATCTGTGCTTACTTTGTCTCACTCTCTTTTCACCTGGTTCATTTTAGTTGGTTCAGATGATGGGCATGAAGAGCTATTGGCTGCTGCTAATGCTGTTATTAATCCTGGTACCATTGTATATGAAGCGTTTTATTCGTACTTTGTAAAATGTTCTTGTACCGTTGTATTAATATAATTGGTTGTTCATTGCAGCTTATGCGCTTTCCAGCTCTTTTTGGAGGCAGATGGAGCCACTTTTTGGTCTTATGTCTGATATAGACATTGCTTTTTTAGAGCATCAGGTGctgtccttttctttttttgtcaaaagAGTTGGTGTTTATGATCATGATTGTGAAAGTGGATTGTGTCTTAATGAGATTTGCACACCTTTTATAGTCTAACAACTTTACTTTTAGTCATGGATGCT encodes the following:
- the LOC119993202 gene encoding uncharacterized protein LOC119993202 isoform X2, translated to MAASSKFDMSSRSPDRQLFANGKRGSNLAFSIDRSASFRESMENPILSSLPNMPRSSSCVTQGDAVNFFQCLRFDPKVVAADHKSNRQGDLKRLINVALGSVDDSPSVSLKGKLLPSPIPEEIKRVRSGLRESSVKARERKKIFNEALSVFNKFFPSIPSKKRSRSDGFPNDRPNAMLSSDRSVLGPNLGKMELQNHSISGFEHDQQKSEERAKSAVPKKRTRTSLADLRMDARSGTTIVRTSGVVDREREMVRIANSGAVQGDDRGLSIAVDGWEKSKMRKKRSGIKLDLSPTSVSAKSTNGYREPKQGIQQRPVSDVRSKSNNHSHGFRPGAANGTMGIGKSDCFSQQTDLIMRSSIPTTDAAHNGSLLSERRDRSLGSDKEKVNLRAVNRTIIRDSPNSDSTMSSTKMNASVRGPRSGSGITPKLSPVVHRANDWELSHCTNKSDAVIGVNNRKCTASARSSSPPVPHWGGQQPQKISRTARRTNLVPIVSNSDETSALDAVSDATGHEVGLGFARRLNGSSPQQVKIKGEPMSSAALSESEESGAPEIKSKERCKKSDEIEEKGGQNVQKMSTLILPTRKNKLLTGEDLGDNIRRQGRSGRGFTSARSLVPASAEKLGNVGTAKQLRSARLGFEKSDSKTGRPPTRKLSDRKAYKRHKHMAVSTEADFTVGSDDGHEELLAAANAVINPAYALSSSFWRQMEPLFGLMSDIDIAFLEHQGSFETMAAIVATAPNPSGANGINIVPNGNGLIDSDGEVGLAGETRDITLCQRLISAIISEEDYTSGNDELEFDEYGSENDLDGEWQENGLNQLDNVQFAGHIPFKGYRMHGEWEHGRPKVNMLGTPSTGINSTFGHPPNEKLSDQAPMPGIAYPELQYDNMNMNEKLYLELQSIGICPEIMPDRGQTRTEGISMDISKLREEYHGQISMTKVLLNGLIKSAFEAKELQEKEFERHAHDKLVTMAYQKYMTCWGPNATGGKSSSSKMAKQSALALVKRTLEQCHHFEDTGKSCFSEPLFKDILPSRPSQLNSSQSVDTPTDCESAKPFTNTSLEASVVSQPANLVSRLSQNGDSYINSSEMLPPANRLSGQTSVKEYVCSDRLKKREIVVGDVIGGTLGTSSSAPSGIGTSPSSSTKGKRSERDREGKGQGREVLSRNGNNKIGQTGLSNAKGERKPKTKPKQKTTQLSVSVNGLLGKTSEQPKPTLLSESRSSAMTTNTKVKNGFGLDSLDEAIDLSNLQLPGMDVLGVPDDFGGQGQDLDSWLNIDDDGLQDHDFMGLEIPMDDLSDLNMMV
- the LOC119993202 gene encoding uncharacterized protein LOC119993202 isoform X1; the encoded protein is MAASSKFDMSSRSPDRQLFANGKRGSNLAFSIDRSASFRESMENPILSSLPNMPRSSSCVTQGDAVNFFQCLRFDPKVVAADHKSNRQGDLKRLINVALGSVDDSPSVSLKGKLLPSPIPEEIKRVRSGLRESSVKARERKKIFNEALSVFNKFFPSIPSKKRSRSDGFPNDRPNAMLSSDRSVLGPNLGKMELQNHSISGFEHDQQKSEERAKSAVPKKRTRTSLADLRMDARSGTTIVRTSGVVDREREMVRIANSGAVQGDDRGLSIAVDGWEKSKMRKKRSGIKLDLSPTSVSAKSTNGYREPKQGIQQRPVSDVRSKSNNHSHGFRPGAANGTMGIGKSDCFSQQTDLIMRSSIPTTDAAHNGSLLSERRDRSLGSDKEKVNLRAVNRTIIRDSPNSDSTMSSTKMNASVRGPRSGSGITPKLSPVVHRANDWELSHCTNKSDAVIGVNNRKCTASARSSSPPVPHWGGQQPQKISRTARRTNLVPIVSNSDETSALDAVSDATGHEVGLGFARRLNGSSPQQVKIKGEPMSSAALSESEESGAPEIKSKERCKKSDEIEEKGGQNVQKMSTLILPTRKNKLLTGEDLGDNIRRQGRSGRGFTSARSLVPASAEKLGNVGTAKQLRSARLGFEKSDSKTGRPPTRKLSDRKAYKRHKHMAVSTEADFTVGSDDGHEELLAAANAVINPAYALSSSFWRQMEPLFGLMSDIDIAFLEHQGSFETMAAIVATAPNPSGANGINIVPNGNGLIDSDGEVGLAGETRDITLCQRLISAIISEEDYTSGNDELEFDEYGSENDLDGEWQENGLNQLDNVQFAGHIPFKGYRMHGEWEHGRPKVNMLGTPSTGINSTFGHPPNEKLSDQAPMPGIAYPELQYDNMNMNEKLYLELQSIGICPEIMPDRGQTRTEGISMDISKLREEYHGQISMTKVLLNGLIKSAFEAKELQEKEFERHAHDKLVTMAYQKYMTCWGPNATGGKSSSSKMAKQSALALVKRTLEQCHHFEDTGKSCFSEPLFKDILPSRPSQLNSSQSVDTPTDCESAKPFTNTSLEGRVSASVVSQPANLVSRLSQNGDSYINSSEMLPPANRLSGQTSVKEYVCSDRLKKREIVVGDVIGGTLGTSSSAPSGIGTSPSSSTKGKRSERDREGKGQGREVLSRNGNNKIGQTGLSNAKGERKPKTKPKQKTTQLSVSVNGLLGKTSEQPKPTLLSESRSSAMTTNTKVKNGFGLDSLDEAIDLSNLQLPGMDVLGVPDDFGGQGQDLDSWLNIDDDGLQDHDFMGLEIPMDDLSDLNMMV